In Spinacia oleracea cultivar Varoflay chromosome 5, BTI_SOV_V1, whole genome shotgun sequence, a single window of DNA contains:
- the LOC110788578 gene encoding carotene epsilon-monooxygenase, chloroplastic, translating to MTSSFSLTPFSLLPKPTQPRSRSHSIKFSLSQPPPPPPPNPKPTKPDPKFKSWVSPNWLTSLTQTLTFTQDDSNIPKASAQLEDVSELLGGALFLPLFKWMNTYGPIYRLAAGPRDFVVVSDPTIAKHVLRNYGTKYGKGLVAEVSEFLFGSGFAIAEGSLWTARRRAVVPSLHKKYLSVIVERVFCKCSERMVEKLKASAATGAAVNMEAVFSQLTLDVIGLSLFNYNFDSLSTDSPVIDAVYTALKEAENRSTDILPYWKVKALCKVIPRQIKAENAVEVIRDTVEELIAKCKEIVEAEGEKIDNEEYVNEADPSILRFLLASREEVSSTQLRDDLLSMLVAGHETTGSVLTWTAYLLSKDPSSLSKAKQEVDNVLQGRLPSYEDTKELKFLTRCILESMRLYPHPPVLLRRAQVVDTLPGNYKVNPGQDIMISVYNIHHSSQVWERAEEFVPERFDLEGPVPNETNTDFRFIPFSGGPRKCVGDQFALLEAIVALAILLQNMNFELIPDQDITMTTGATIHTANGLYMKLTERAKEPVFAA from the exons ATGACCTCCTCTTTCTCCCTGActccattctctctcctccccaaaCCCACCCAACCCCGCTCTCGCTCCCACTCCATCAAATTCTCCCTCtcccaaccaccaccaccaccaccacccaacCCAAAACCCACCAAACCCGACCCCAAATTCAAGTCATGGGTTAGCCCAAACTGGCTCACTTCCCTAACCCAAACTCTAACCTTCACCCAAGATGACTCCAACATACCCAAAGCCAGCGCTCAACTCGAAGACGTTTCTGAGCTTCTTGGGGGCGCACTCTTTCTTCCACTCTTCAAATGGATGAATACTTATGGACCCATTTACCGTTTGGCTGCTGGCCCCCGCGATTTCGTCGTTGTTAGTGACCCCACCATTGCTAAGCATGTTTTGAGGAATTATGGGACTAAGTATGGAAAGGGCCTTGTTGCTGAAGTTTCTGAGTTTCTATTTGGTTCTGGTTTTGCCATTGCTGAAGGCTCTCTTTGGACG GCGAGGCGCAGGGCTGTTGTTCCATCACTCCACAAGAAGTATCTCTCTGTAATAGTTGAACGGGTTTTTTGCAAATGTTCTGAAAGGATGGTAGAGAAGCTGAAAGCCAGTGCAGCCACTGGTGCTGCTGTGAACATGGAGGCTGTATTTTCTCAGCTTACGCTTGATGTCATTGGCCTATCATTATTCAACTACAATTTTGACTCGTTGTCTACTGATAGTCCTGTAATTGATGCTGTTTACACTGCACTAAAAGAGGCAGAGAATCGTTCCACTGATATTCTACCTTATTGGAAG GTTAAAGCCTTGTGTAAAGTTATTCCAAGACAAATTAAGGCTGAGAATGCAGTTGAAGTTATCCGGGACACCGTTGAAGAGCTTATTGCAAAGTGTAAAGAAATTGTCGAAGCTGAAGGTGAAAAGATAGATAATGAAGAATATGTCAATGAAGCAGATCCAAGTATACTACGTTTCTTGCTGGCTAGCAGGGAGGAG GTATCCAGCACACAACTGCGAGATGACCTCTTGTCAATGCTAGTTGCTGGCCATGAAACTACTGGCTCAGTGTTAACGTGGACAGCATATCTTCTAAGTAAG GATCCTTCTTCTTTATCAAAAGCAAAACAAGAAGTTGACAATGTTCTACAGGGAAGGCTTCCTTCGTATGAAGATACCAAAGAACTCAAGTTTTTGACACGTTGCATATTAGAGTCGATGCGTCTGTATCCACATCCTCCA GTTTTACTCAGAAGAGCTCAAGTTGTTGACACCCTTCCTGGAAATTACAAGGTCAATCCTGGTCAAGATATAATGATATCAGTATATAATATCCATCATTCATCCCAG GTGTGGGAAAGGGCTGAAGAGTTTGTTCCAGAAAGGTTTGATTTGGAGGGTCCAGTTCCTAACGAAACAAACACTGATTTCAG GTTTATACCATTTAGTGGAGGGCCTCGTAAGTGTGTAGGCGATCAGTTTGCGTTATTGGAAGCAATTGTAGCTCTTGCAATCCTTCTTCAGAACATGAATTTTGAGCTGATCCCAGATCAGGACATTACTATGACTACTGGAGCAACTATCCATACGGCAAAT GGCTTGTACATGAAACTGACTGAACGTGCAAAAGAACCTGTATTTGCTGCATGA